A genomic window from Rhodococcus sp. KBS0724 includes:
- the pks13 gene encoding polyketide synthase Pks13 (Pks13 is a key enzyme in mycolic acid biosynthesis.) — protein MVEQDGAQDSSVDVSAAGDASGVDMSVAQLREWLRNWIADATGQPAGAITDDRPMEEFGLASRDAVALSGDIEDLLGITLTATVAYQHPTIASLATRIIEGEPEVPEESVDASYYASGAGTDAHDIAIVGLSTRFPGAGHTPSQMWEMLAAGRDGISDLPDDRWAEFKSDPALKAAIENANTKGGYLDDVKGFDAEFFAMSPLEVVNVDPQQRLALELTWEALEHAHIPASDLKGKQVGVFIGSSANDYQLLAVSDPTNAHPYALTGTSTAVVANRVSYFFDFRGPSIALDTACSSSLVAVHEAVRSLRSGDSNIALAGGINMLLAPPGTLGFDQIGMLAPDGKLRAFSAQAQGIVRSEGGGLVVLKRLEDAERDGDSILAVIAGSAVNQDGRSNGLLAPNPDAQADVLRFAYRDAGILPSTVDYIEAHGTGTDLGDPIEADALSRVVGRGRDDNKPALLGSAKTNFGHLEAAAGAAGLIKVVLAMQENKIPATLNYLGPNPHIDFEKAHLQVTPEATDWPRYTGKAIAGVSGFGFGGTNAHVVVREYVPAADDADLDVETEAAGVLADAAESMGLAEDQTLAEDKTVVLAVSGALPSRRRRAAADLADWLETEEGSTTPLVDVARTLSRRNHGRSRAAVVVKTRSEAISALRAVAAGKPAAGVFSADAPSPKGAVWVFSGFGSQHRKMAKQLYLENAAFKAAVDEVDVLIQDEAGYSVAEMFLDDSFEYNVETAQVAIFTIQVGLAAVLRHHGADAAAVVPHSMGEAAAAYVSGGLNLEDAVRVICSRSRLMGEAEGALAGDDIRLMALLEYSASEIEALLPTYPKLEVCVYAAPTHTVIGGPQPDIEAIVAAAEADGKMARVLQTKGASHTSQVDPLLGELAAELAGIEASTLKVGVYSSVDQDTFYKAGHEPIHQEAYWVKGLRHSVYFTNAVRLAVANGHTTFVELAPNPVTLMSVAATAFDAGLHDMQLIQTLKRKEDEPLGVLSALAQLYVHGHAVNLESLLPAGEFAVIPRTAFVRKPYWLDVRVNAGGAGRVPGSHVALPDGRHVWEADASVVSDLAALVTAAAAQVLSDVTLTAAVPHGEIAGATTVTTTLNPHPGGASVQVHARENGSFQLLFDAVVTSGEALPELVVAAPARPAAPMEALTAVVEDAGDKWDPQGSQSLDDRLRIVVAESMGYSPEDLPAEVPLIELGLDSLMAMRIKNRVEYEFDIPQLQLQAVKDASLLEVNKYLRYAIENREEVQAMADQQAAEKAAADEAGDDVAPAEVAVELPVPAPVAPADSAPADPSRAGTADDAGSDVPPRDAAERLTFATWAVVTGKSAKGIFNALPTVDDDLAEKLAVRLSERAGGEVTADDVRGSGTIEELADVVRQYLEDAGKIDGVVRVLRARPEGSTAVPVFVFHPAGGSTVAYEPLLKRLPAGTPMYGFERAEGPIEKRAAEYVPLLREIQGDGPYVLGGWSLGGVLAYAVATILREQGADVRVVAMLDTVMAGEDTPDTTEERRKRWERYGAFAKRTYNLDVPLPVDVLADIESDEDQMQFLMEMIKLSGVKIPGGIIEHQRTSFLDNRAIQTAKFQSYDGDVVIYMADKYHDELITLEPAFKTRKADGGWGAYVKNLEVVYIGGDHLQIVDEPYISKVAADLTTKLAQIEAAQTKAAETGVQK, from the coding sequence ATGGTTGAACAAGATGGTGCGCAGGACAGTTCCGTAGACGTGAGCGCTGCTGGTGATGCGAGCGGTGTCGACATGAGCGTTGCGCAGCTCCGCGAGTGGTTGCGCAACTGGATCGCCGACGCGACCGGTCAGCCGGCCGGCGCGATCACGGACGATCGTCCGATGGAGGAGTTCGGGCTCGCATCACGTGATGCGGTTGCCCTGAGCGGCGACATCGAGGATCTGCTCGGAATCACATTGACCGCGACCGTTGCGTATCAACACCCGACCATCGCGTCACTGGCTACACGCATCATCGAGGGTGAGCCCGAGGTGCCGGAGGAGAGCGTCGACGCGTCGTACTACGCGTCAGGCGCCGGCACGGATGCCCATGACATTGCCATCGTCGGCTTGTCGACCCGGTTCCCCGGTGCCGGACATACCCCGTCGCAGATGTGGGAGATGCTGGCCGCGGGCCGCGACGGCATCAGTGACCTGCCGGACGATCGTTGGGCCGAGTTCAAGTCCGATCCCGCCCTCAAGGCCGCGATCGAGAATGCCAACACCAAGGGCGGCTACCTCGACGACGTCAAGGGATTCGACGCGGAGTTCTTCGCGATGTCCCCGCTCGAGGTCGTCAACGTGGATCCGCAGCAGCGCCTCGCTCTCGAATTGACGTGGGAAGCGCTCGAGCATGCGCACATTCCCGCGAGCGATCTCAAAGGCAAGCAGGTCGGTGTCTTCATCGGCAGTTCCGCCAACGACTACCAGCTGCTCGCGGTAAGCGACCCCACGAACGCGCACCCGTATGCGCTGACGGGAACGTCGACGGCTGTCGTCGCGAACCGTGTCTCGTACTTCTTCGATTTCCGCGGGCCGTCCATCGCGTTGGACACCGCGTGCTCGTCTTCGCTGGTCGCGGTGCACGAGGCTGTGCGCTCGCTACGCAGCGGTGATTCCAACATCGCGCTTGCCGGCGGCATCAACATGCTGCTGGCCCCTCCCGGAACTCTCGGGTTCGATCAAATCGGCATGCTCGCTCCCGACGGAAAACTTCGCGCCTTCTCGGCGCAGGCGCAGGGAATCGTTCGCAGTGAGGGCGGCGGACTTGTCGTGCTCAAGCGTCTCGAAGACGCCGAGCGTGACGGGGATTCCATCCTCGCGGTCATCGCCGGTTCGGCCGTCAACCAGGATGGTCGCTCCAACGGACTGCTCGCGCCCAACCCGGACGCCCAGGCAGACGTGCTGCGTTTTGCGTACCGCGACGCCGGCATTCTGCCCAGCACCGTCGACTACATCGAAGCTCACGGCACGGGCACCGATCTCGGTGATCCCATCGAGGCCGACGCGCTCAGCCGGGTTGTCGGGCGTGGACGTGACGACAACAAGCCGGCACTGCTCGGCAGCGCAAAGACCAACTTCGGACACCTCGAGGCAGCAGCCGGCGCCGCCGGCCTGATCAAGGTTGTCCTGGCGATGCAGGAAAACAAGATTCCCGCGACGCTCAACTACCTGGGCCCGAACCCGCACATCGATTTCGAGAAGGCACACCTGCAGGTGACGCCCGAGGCCACCGACTGGCCGCGCTACACCGGTAAGGCCATTGCCGGTGTGTCCGGCTTCGGTTTCGGTGGAACCAACGCGCACGTAGTTGTTCGCGAGTACGTTCCCGCAGCTGATGATGCTGATCTGGATGTCGAGACTGAAGCTGCGGGAGTTCTTGCCGACGCAGCCGAGTCGATGGGGCTCGCAGAAGATCAGACGCTCGCAGAAGATAAGACGGTTGTGCTCGCGGTGTCCGGCGCATTGCCGTCGCGTCGTCGCCGAGCTGCCGCTGATCTGGCGGATTGGCTCGAAACCGAAGAGGGCAGCACGACGCCGTTGGTGGATGTCGCGCGCACACTCTCGCGTCGTAACCACGGCCGCTCGCGCGCCGCTGTGGTGGTCAAGACTCGTTCCGAGGCCATCAGCGCTTTGCGCGCCGTTGCTGCCGGAAAGCCCGCTGCCGGTGTGTTCTCGGCCGACGCGCCGTCGCCCAAGGGTGCGGTGTGGGTGTTCTCTGGCTTCGGTTCGCAGCACCGCAAGATGGCCAAGCAGCTGTATCTGGAGAACGCGGCGTTCAAGGCGGCCGTCGACGAGGTCGACGTGCTGATCCAGGACGAGGCCGGGTATTCGGTGGCGGAGATGTTCCTCGACGATTCGTTCGAGTACAACGTCGAAACCGCTCAGGTTGCGATCTTCACCATTCAGGTCGGCCTGGCGGCAGTGCTGCGTCATCACGGCGCCGATGCCGCCGCTGTTGTTCCGCACTCGATGGGTGAGGCTGCGGCTGCGTACGTGTCCGGTGGCTTGAACCTGGAAGATGCTGTCCGCGTTATCTGTTCGCGTTCGCGTCTGATGGGCGAAGCCGAGGGCGCTCTGGCCGGCGACGACATCCGCCTGATGGCTCTGCTCGAATACAGCGCGTCCGAGATCGAAGCGCTGCTCCCCACGTATCCCAAGCTCGAGGTCTGCGTCTACGCGGCGCCGACGCACACGGTGATCGGTGGACCGCAGCCTGACATCGAGGCAATCGTCGCTGCTGCTGAGGCCGACGGCAAGATGGCTCGCGTTCTGCAGACCAAGGGCGCAAGCCATACGTCGCAGGTTGATCCGCTGCTCGGCGAGTTGGCTGCCGAGTTGGCCGGTATCGAAGCGTCGACGTTGAAGGTGGGCGTCTACTCGTCCGTCGATCAGGACACTTTCTACAAGGCCGGCCACGAGCCGATCCACCAGGAAGCGTACTGGGTCAAGGGACTGCGCCACAGTGTGTACTTCACCAACGCTGTGCGTCTGGCAGTTGCCAACGGACACACCACGTTTGTGGAACTTGCTCCCAATCCGGTGACGCTGATGTCCGTTGCCGCAACGGCATTCGATGCGGGCTTGCACGACATGCAGCTCATTCAAACGCTCAAGCGCAAGGAAGACGAGCCTCTCGGCGTTCTGTCGGCTTTGGCTCAGCTGTACGTCCACGGCCACGCTGTGAATCTCGAATCCCTGCTTCCGGCAGGTGAATTCGCAGTGATCCCGCGCACCGCTTTTGTGCGCAAGCCGTACTGGCTCGACGTTCGGGTCAACGCGGGTGGTGCGGGACGCGTCCCCGGTTCGCACGTTGCCCTTCCTGACGGCCGCCACGTGTGGGAAGCCGACGCATCCGTCGTCTCCGACCTGGCCGCTCTGGTGACTGCCGCGGCAGCTCAGGTTCTTTCGGACGTGACGCTGACCGCCGCCGTGCCGCACGGTGAGATCGCGGGCGCCACGACGGTCACCACCACTCTCAACCCGCATCCGGGCGGCGCGTCAGTGCAGGTGCATGCCCGCGAGAACGGCTCCTTCCAGTTGCTGTTCGACGCTGTTGTCACCTCCGGTGAGGCATTGCCCGAGCTGGTCGTAGCCGCACCGGCTCGTCCGGCCGCTCCGATGGAAGCCCTCACCGCGGTAGTCGAAGACGCCGGCGACAAATGGGATCCCCAGGGTTCGCAGAGCCTCGACGACCGCCTGCGGATCGTTGTCGCGGAATCCATGGGCTACTCGCCCGAGGATCTACCGGCCGAGGTTCCGCTCATCGAACTGGGTCTCGATTCGCTCATGGCGATGCGCATCAAGAACCGCGTCGAGTACGAGTTCGACATTCCTCAGCTGCAGCTCCAGGCAGTCAAGGACGCAAGCCTGCTCGAGGTCAACAAGTACCTGCGCTACGCCATCGAGAACCGTGAAGAGGTTCAGGCGATGGCAGATCAGCAAGCGGCGGAGAAGGCGGCTGCTGATGAAGCCGGCGACGACGTTGCCCCCGCCGAGGTAGCGGTGGAACTGCCGGTCCCGGCTCCTGTTGCGCCCGCCGATTCTGCGCCTGCCGATCCTTCGCGTGCGGGTACGGCTGACGACGCCGGTTCCGACGTTCCGCCGCGAGATGCCGCTGAGCGTTTGACGTTTGCGACGTGGGCAGTAGTCACCGGAAAGTCCGCCAAGGGCATTTTCAATGCGCTACCGACCGTCGACGACGATCTCGCGGAGAAGCTGGCGGTCCGGCTTTCCGAGCGGGCCGGCGGCGAAGTCACCGCCGACGACGTGCGTGGTTCCGGCACGATCGAAGAACTCGCGGATGTTGTGCGTCAGTACCTCGAAGACGCGGGCAAGATCGACGGCGTTGTACGTGTTCTGCGCGCCCGCCCCGAAGGTTCCACTGCCGTACCGGTATTCGTGTTCCACCCGGCTGGTGGATCCACCGTCGCGTACGAACCGCTGCTCAAGCGTCTGCCTGCGGGAACGCCGATGTACGGGTTCGAGCGTGCCGAGGGCCCGATCGAGAAGCGTGCCGCAGAGTACGTGCCCCTGCTTCGGGAGATCCAGGGCGACGGACCGTACGTTCTGGGCGGTTGGTCGCTCGGCGGCGTGCTGGCGTATGCCGTTGCAACCATCCTGCGCGAGCAGGGTGCCGACGTGCGGGTAGTTGCCATGCTCGACACCGTGATGGCCGGCGAAGATACTCCGGACACCACGGAGGAGCGCCGTAAGCGCTGGGAGCGGTACGGAGCCTTCGCGAAGCGCACGTACAACCTGGATGTGCCACTGCCCGTGGATGTTCTGGCCGACATCGAATCCGATGAAGATCAGATGCAGTTCCTCATGGAAATGATCAAGTTGAGTGGCGTCAAGATCCCCGGCGGCATCATCGAGCATCAGCGGACGTCGTTCCTGGACAATCGCGCCATCCAGACCGCCAAGTTCCAGAGTTACGACGGCGACGTCGTGATCTACATGGCCGACAAGTACCACGACGAACTGATAACGCTCGAGCCTGCATTCAAAACCCGTAAGGCAGATGGCGGTTGGGGTGCGTACGTGAAGAACCTCGAGGTTGTCTACATCGGCGGGGATCACCTGCAGATCGTGGACGAGCCGTATATCTCGAAGGTTGCGGCAGACCTCACCACAAAGCTGGCCCAGATCGAGGCAGCCCAGACCAAAGCAGCGGAAACCGGAGTTCAGAAGTGA